One genomic region from Lates calcarifer isolate ASB-BC8 linkage group LG10, TLL_Latcal_v3, whole genome shotgun sequence encodes:
- the LOC108883045 gene encoding dispanin subfamily A member 2b: MNPSRRPAEAVPLQTGGYDGPPGQPGGPTVVQYTTVNVTTEPPKDHIIWSLCCFVYSNPFCLGLAALIFSIKARDRKVAGDLEGARHYGSTARILNIVSSIIVAFSVLIFIITITVISVQVHSYSRYPGSHYG, encoded by the exons ATGAATCCTTCAAGACGTCCAGCTGAAGCTGTCCCATTGCAGACAGGGGGGTATGATGGGCCCCCTGGACAGCCTGGAGGACCTACAGTGGTTCAGTACACCACTGTGAATGTCACCACTGAGCCCCCCAAAGACCACATCATCTGgtccctctgctgctttgtctaCTCAAACCCATTCTGCCTCGGACTGGCGGCTCTCATCTTTTCTATCAAG gCCAGAGACCGGAAGGTGGCTGGGGACCTGGAAGGTGCCCGACACTATGGCTCAACTGCCCGCATCCTTAACATTGTGTCAAGCATCATAGTTGCCTTCAGtgttcttattttcattattacaaTCACGGTTATATCTGTGCAGGTACACAGTTACTCTCGCTACCCCGGCTCACACTACGGCTAA
- the LOC108883048 gene encoding dispanin subfamily A member 2b-like: MNPSRHPAEAVPLQTGGYDGPPGQPGGPTVVQYTTVNVTTEPPKDHIIWSLCCFVYSNPFCLGLAALIFSIKARDRRVAGDLEGARHYGSTARILNIVSSILAAVGVLLFIITFTVTVAGHRY; encoded by the exons ATGAATCCTTCAAGACATCCAGCTGAAGCTGTCCCATTGCAGACAGGGGGGTATGATGGGCCCCCTGGACAGCCTGGAGGACCTACAGTGGTTCAGTACACCACCGTGAATGTCACCACTGAGCCCCCCAAAGACCACATCATCTGgtccctctgctgctttgtctaCTCAAACCCATTCTGCCTCGGACTGGCGGCTCTCATCTTTTCTATCAAG gCCAGAGACCGGAGGGTGGCTGGGGACCTGGAAGGTGCCAGACACTACGGCTCAACTGCCCGCATCCTTAACATTGTGTCAAGCATCCTGGCTGCTGTTGGTGTGCTTCTATTCATTATTACATTCACTGTAACTGTGGCTGGACACAGATACTAA
- the LOC108883046 gene encoding uncharacterized protein LOC108883046 produces MYYCTTDVLLYIICELFMTFFKKEKKVTYNQDKCGVFAFASLVLGGKPPPKPLKRKSTLTVTLKILLTLLLPPLQITVELTAMNPEGYPADAVPLQAGRYNVPPGQPGGPSVVQYTTVSVPIEPPKDHIIWSLFSFVHLNPCCLGLAALIHSIKARDRKAVGDLDGSRRHGSTARCLNIWATVVGSILILLMIIMIIYNLNSYSYSNNYHYSYNG; encoded by the exons AtgtactactgtactacagATGTACTACTGTACATAATCTGCGAACtcttcatgacattttttaagaaagaaaaaaaagtcacatacAACCAAGACAAATgtggtgtgtttgcttttgcCTCATTGGTCTTGGGTGGGAAACCCCCCCCCAAACCCTTAAAAAGGAAATCAACGCTTACAGTGACACTTAAGATCTTGCTCACCTTGCTGCTGCCACCACTCCAAATTACAGTTGAGCTGACAGCGATGAATCCTGAGGGTTACCCAGCTGATGCTGTCCCATTGCAGGCAGGGAGGTATAATGTGCCCCCTGGACAGCCTGGAGGACcttcagtggttcagtacacCACTGTGAGTGTTCCCATTGAGCCCCCCAAAGACCACATCATTTGGTCCCTCTTCAGCTTTGTCCACTTGAACCCCTGCTGCCTCGGACTGGCAGCTCTCATCCACTCTATCAAG GCCAGAGACCGGAAGGCGGTTGGAGATCTGGATGGTTCCCGACGCCATGGCTCCACTGCCCGCTGCCTCAACATCTGGGCCACAGTTGTGGGTTCCATCCTGATCCTCCTCATGATTATTATGATCATTTACAATttaaacagttacagttacagcaaTAATTATCATTACAGTTATAATGGGTAA